In a single window of the Cupriavidus sp. P-10 genome:
- a CDS encoding K+/H+ antiporter subunit F: MLAIVIPVCLVILGLAFLLTFARLLRGPSLPDRIVALDTLNINAIALIVLLGISLDSAMFFEAALLIAVMGFVGTVALSKYLQRGDIIEY, translated from the coding sequence ATGCTTGCCATCGTGATACCGGTGTGCCTGGTCATCCTCGGGCTGGCCTTCCTGCTGACCTTTGCGCGGCTGCTGCGCGGGCCCAGCCTGCCGGACCGCATCGTGGCGCTGGACACGCTCAATATCAACGCCATCGCGTTGATCGTGCTGCTGGGCATCAGCCTGGATTCGGCCATGTTCTTCGAGGCCGCGCTGCTGATCGCGGTGATGGGCTTCGTCGGCACGGTAGCGCTGTCCAAGTACCTGCAACGCGGCGACATCATCGAATACTAG
- a CDS encoding patatin-like phospholipase family protein, which translates to MQPDQPDQPDPKPVALALQGGGMHGAFTWGVLDRLLEDGRLAIEGVSATSAGAMNGAVLAYGLLQGGSAGAREALHAFWLAISHSAQRYSPFRWMPWFKTGHTLGLNHSPLYAMADIALRLLSPYQFNPNNLNPLREVLGSQVDFAVLRQHCPIQLYLCATNIETGRIRIFPPEELSIDAVLASACVPTLFQAVCIDGQYYWDGGYVGNPAIFPLIYHCRTHDVVIVHINPIVRHGVPTSAADILNRVNELSFNSSLMREMRAIAFVTALIQQGKVDGREMKEMWIHSIRSDETMAALGVSTKYNADWGFLCALRDRGREQATAWLAQHYDSIGQRSSIDISGEFL; encoded by the coding sequence ATGCAGCCGGACCAGCCAGACCAGCCAGACCCCAAACCCGTGGCGCTTGCCCTGCAGGGTGGGGGCATGCACGGGGCATTCACCTGGGGCGTGCTCGACCGCTTGCTTGAGGACGGCAGGCTGGCGATCGAAGGCGTCAGCGCCACCAGCGCCGGCGCCATGAACGGCGCGGTGCTGGCCTACGGGCTGCTGCAAGGCGGCAGCGCCGGCGCACGCGAGGCCCTGCACGCATTCTGGCTGGCGATCTCGCACTCGGCGCAGCGCTACAGCCCGTTCCGCTGGATGCCCTGGTTCAAGACCGGCCATACCCTGGGGCTGAACCATTCCCCGCTGTATGCCATGGCCGACATTGCGCTGCGCCTCCTGTCGCCATACCAGTTCAACCCCAACAACCTGAACCCGCTGCGCGAAGTGCTCGGCTCGCAGGTGGACTTCGCCGTGCTGCGCCAGCATTGCCCGATCCAGCTCTACCTGTGCGCGACCAATATCGAGACCGGCCGCATACGCATCTTTCCGCCGGAGGAACTGAGCATCGATGCCGTGCTGGCATCGGCCTGCGTTCCCACGCTGTTCCAGGCGGTGTGCATCGATGGCCAGTATTACTGGGACGGCGGCTATGTCGGCAACCCGGCGATCTTCCCGCTGATCTACCACTGCCGGACCCACGACGTGGTCATCGTCCATATCAACCCGATCGTGCGCCACGGCGTGCCCACCTCGGCGGCGGATATCCTCAACCGCGTCAATGAACTCAGCTTCAACTCATCGCTGATGCGCGAGATGCGCGCCATTGCCTTCGTCACCGCGCTGATCCAGCAGGGCAAGGTCGACGGTCGCGAGATGAAGGAGATGTGGATCCACTCGATCCGCTCCGACGAGACCATGGCGGCGCTCGGCGTGTCGACCAAGTACAACGCCGACTGGGGCTTCCTGTGCGCGCTGCGCGACCGGGGCAGGGAGCAGGCCACGGCCTGGCTGGCGCAGCACTACGACAGCATCGGCCAGCGCTCCAGCATCGACATCAGCGGCGAATTCCTGTGA
- a CDS encoding Na+/H+ antiporter subunit C produces the protein MAALYAVTIGILTACGIYLLLRERVFTVVLGLTLLSYAVSLFLLGMGRLSIGQPPVIVPGASYADPLPQALVLTAIVIAFGMTAFAVVLALRSLGLTGSDHVDAAGEPENAAAPDPDGDDAGSKPEPRP, from the coding sequence ATGGCCGCCCTCTACGCCGTGACCATCGGCATCCTGACCGCCTGCGGCATCTACCTGCTGCTGCGCGAGCGGGTCTTCACCGTGGTGCTGGGCCTGACGCTGCTGTCGTATGCGGTCAGCCTGTTCCTGCTCGGCATGGGCCGGCTGTCGATCGGCCAGCCGCCGGTGATCGTGCCCGGCGCCAGCTATGCCGACCCGCTGCCGCAGGCGCTGGTGCTGACCGCCATCGTGATCGCGTTCGGCATGACGGCGTTTGCCGTGGTGCTGGCGCTGCGTTCGCTGGGGCTGACCGGCAGCGATCATGTCGACGCGGCCGGCGAGCCTGAAAACGCCGCGGCGCCAGACCCCGATGGTGATGATGCAGGGAGCAAGCCGGAGCCGCGGCCATGA
- a CDS encoding monovalent cation/H+ antiporter subunit D, with product MNHAVLLPILLPMFAGALLTAMPAQALRAQRAVCTVAALLLLPVAIMLMQHAATGAIDVYAMGNWAAPFGIVLQLDRTGAMMLVLTSVLAIAALAAAGEGTARQGRHFHALFQFQLMGLNGAFLAGDLFNLFVFFEILLIASYALLVHGAGRARIGAGLHYVILNLVASSFFLVAIGVLYGLSGTLNMAHLGLRLAGLPAQDLPLAVAAGVMLMLVFALKAALFPLYFWLPRAYASATGPVAALFAIMTKVGIYAMLRCAALLFGGAQGLLGPFLHDWVFPLALVTLAIGGIGAVAARTLRAMTSYLVVASVGLLSASVAMQTQAGWAAALYYLPSTTLCTAGLFLLADALEPDPARDGAPPVASRLAGVLYLVGVLAAVGLPPLSGFLGKAMILRATPAPWMPALWPVVLGSSLLLLIAVSRTGTRLLWRLPHEAAQVPEGAEYLDEDHPSAARARVRPDPRKLACCALLLAGNVTLTVYARPATEYMADAAAQLLDRAAYLRAVLPAQGE from the coding sequence ATGAACCACGCCGTACTGCTTCCCATCCTGCTGCCGATGTTCGCCGGCGCGCTGCTGACAGCGATGCCAGCGCAGGCCTTGCGTGCGCAGCGTGCCGTGTGCACGGTAGCCGCGCTGTTGCTGCTGCCGGTGGCCATCATGCTGATGCAGCATGCGGCCACGGGCGCCATCGACGTCTATGCGATGGGCAACTGGGCCGCCCCGTTCGGCATCGTGCTGCAGCTGGACCGTACCGGCGCCATGATGCTGGTGCTGACGTCGGTGCTGGCTATTGCGGCGCTAGCCGCGGCAGGCGAGGGCACCGCGCGCCAGGGCCGGCATTTCCACGCGCTGTTCCAGTTCCAGCTGATGGGCCTGAACGGCGCGTTCCTGGCCGGCGACCTGTTCAACCTGTTCGTCTTCTTCGAGATCCTGCTGATCGCCTCCTACGCGCTGCTGGTGCATGGCGCGGGCCGCGCGCGCATCGGCGCCGGGCTCCACTACGTCATCCTGAACCTGGTGGCCTCGTCGTTCTTCCTGGTGGCGATCGGCGTGCTGTACGGGCTCAGCGGCACGCTCAACATGGCGCACCTGGGCTTGCGGCTGGCCGGCCTGCCGGCGCAGGATCTGCCGCTGGCAGTGGCCGCCGGCGTCATGCTGATGCTGGTGTTCGCGCTCAAGGCGGCGCTGTTCCCGCTGTACTTCTGGCTGCCACGTGCCTATGCCAGTGCCACCGGCCCGGTCGCCGCGCTGTTCGCCATCATGACGAAGGTCGGCATCTACGCCATGCTGCGCTGTGCCGCGTTGCTGTTCGGCGGCGCGCAGGGGCTGCTGGGGCCGTTCCTGCATGACTGGGTGTTTCCGCTGGCGCTGGTGACGCTGGCGATCGGCGGCATCGGCGCGGTGGCCGCCCGCACGCTGCGCGCGATGACGAGCTACCTGGTGGTAGCGTCGGTGGGTCTGCTGTCGGCCAGCGTGGCGATGCAGACGCAGGCCGGCTGGGCCGCAGCGCTGTACTACCTGCCCAGCACCACGCTGTGCACAGCGGGCCTGTTCCTGCTGGCCGATGCGCTGGAGCCGGATCCCGCGCGCGACGGCGCGCCGCCGGTGGCCTCGCGACTGGCCGGGGTACTGTACCTGGTCGGCGTGCTCGCGGCGGTGGGCCTGCCGCCGCTGTCGGGCTTCCTCGGCAAGGCCATGATCCTGCGCGCGACCCCCGCGCCATGGATGCCGGCGCTGTGGCCGGTGGTACTGGGATCGAGCCTGCTGCTGTTGATCGCGGTGTCGCGCACCGGTACGCGGCTGCTGTGGCGCCTGCCGCATGAAGCGGCGCAGGTGCCGGAAGGCGCGGAGTATCTCGACGAGGACCATCCTTCCGCGGCGCGCGCCCGCGTGCGGCCGGATCCGCGCAAGCTGGCCTGCTGCGCGCTGCTGCTGGCGGGCAACGTCACGCTGACCGTCTATGCGCGGCCGGCCACCGAATACATGGCGGACGCCGCCGCGCAGTTGCTGGACCGCGCGGCTTACCTGCGGGCCGTGTTGCCCGCGCAAGGGGAGTAG
- a CDS encoding Na+/H+ antiporter subunit E — MMRHLLPHPWLSLILLLIWLMLSNSIAPGHWLLGALLGWAIGRLADRWLVLGAFRLSRPDLILRLSIHVLIDIVMANIEVAILVLGRTARLRPAFIVVPLDVEHELATTALISIVSLSPGTLCAELSDDRRALLVHVLDLEEEAALVERIKSRYEIPLKEIFQCLPS; from the coding sequence TTGATGCGCCACCTGCTGCCCCATCCCTGGCTCAGCCTGATCCTGTTGCTGATATGGCTGATGCTGTCCAACAGCATCGCCCCCGGCCACTGGCTGCTGGGCGCATTGCTCGGCTGGGCCATCGGCCGCCTGGCCGACCGCTGGCTGGTGCTGGGCGCATTCCGGCTGTCACGTCCCGACCTGATCCTGCGCCTGAGCATCCATGTGCTGATCGATATCGTCATGGCCAATATCGAAGTGGCCATCCTGGTGCTGGGCCGCACCGCACGGCTGCGGCCGGCCTTCATCGTGGTGCCGCTGGACGTGGAGCATGAACTGGCCACCACCGCGCTGATCAGCATCGTTTCCCTGAGCCCGGGCACGCTGTGCGCCGAACTCAGCGACGACCGGCGCGCGCTGCTGGTCCACGTGCTCGACCTGGAAGAAGAAGCGGCCCTGGTCGAACGCATCAAGTCGCGCTATGAAATCCCGCTGAAGGAGATTTTCCAATGCTTGCCATCGTGA
- a CDS encoding HD domain-containing protein, whose protein sequence is MTPLQASQLQDRFAAVWARAGGTHARDAFADLAGRYGEPGRHYHTLDHIRRCLRDLDWARDAIAPDDTDAVELALWCHDVIYVPGATDNEARSAGWILQWGTGIAAANRIAALVLETVHDGMPASPAGRFTADIDLAALGCSRMRFRHNGACLRAERTDLDDQAYDAAERAFLRALLDSPRIYYTELFHARYEARARSNLAWRLAQPGPAGVTGIRR, encoded by the coding sequence ATGACCCCGCTACAGGCCAGCCAGCTCCAGGACCGCTTCGCAGCCGTGTGGGCGCGCGCTGGGGGCACGCATGCGCGCGACGCCTTTGCCGACCTTGCCGGCCGCTATGGCGAGCCGGGCCGCCATTACCACACGCTCGACCACATCCGCCGCTGCCTGCGCGACCTGGACTGGGCGCGCGACGCCATCGCCCCGGACGATACCGACGCGGTGGAACTGGCGCTTTGGTGCCATGACGTGATCTACGTGCCCGGCGCGACCGACAACGAAGCGCGCAGCGCCGGCTGGATCCTGCAGTGGGGGACCGGCATTGCCGCCGCCAACCGGATCGCCGCACTGGTGCTGGAAACGGTCCACGACGGGATGCCGGCAAGCCCCGCGGGCCGCTTCACCGCCGATATCGACCTGGCGGCGCTCGGCTGCAGCCGGATGCGCTTCCGCCACAATGGCGCCTGCCTGCGCGCCGAGCGCACCGACCTGGACGACCAGGCCTACGATGCCGCCGAGCGCGCCTTCCTGCGTGCCTTGCTGGACAGCCCGCGCATCTACTACACCGAGCTGTTCCACGCGCGCTACGAGGCCCGCGCTCGCAGCAACCTGGCGTGGCGGCTGGCGCAGCCGGGCCCCGCCGGCGTCACAGGAATTCGCCGCTGA
- a CDS encoding Na+/H+ antiporter subunit G, with translation MLHPVAEFIVCALLVIGSVFMLVGAIGLFRLPDFFMRLHGPTKSTTLGVGGVVLASVAYFSFRGDASVHELLVTAFLFLTAPISAHMLSKAALQRQLPVDPRTRGSGWMPRIRD, from the coding sequence ATGCTGCATCCCGTCGCGGAATTCATTGTTTGCGCGCTGCTTGTGATCGGCAGCGTATTCATGCTGGTGGGCGCGATCGGGCTGTTCCGCCTGCCGGACTTCTTCATGCGGCTGCACGGGCCGACCAAGTCGACCACGCTGGGCGTGGGCGGCGTGGTGCTGGCGTCGGTGGCGTATTTCAGCTTTCGCGGCGACGCCAGCGTGCATGAGCTGCTGGTGACCGCGTTCCTGTTCCTGACCGCGCCGATCAGTGCGCACATGCTGTCCAAGGCCGCGTTGCAGCGCCAGCTGCCGGTGGATCCGCGCACGCGCGGCAGCGGCTGGATGCCGCGCATCCGCGACTAA
- a CDS encoding class I SAM-dependent methyltransferase: protein MVLPNADQPNADHPDSDHIFAGAIPDVYASLMVPMIFAPYAAELAERIAALQPRRVLELAAGTGVLTRELARRLAPGAIIVATDLNAPMLARAQAEGTERPVTWREADAMALPFGDASFDLVACQFGVMFFPDKAKAFAEARRVLVPGGTLVFNVWDRIEFNAFARDVSAALARLFPEAPPDFMTRTPHGYHSQAAIEQDLRQGGFTAPPLFETVTATSRADAARVPAVAYCQGTPLRADLERRGPDALARATDACAQALLAAFGDGPVAGPMQAHVVMAVASG, encoded by the coding sequence ATGGTTTTGCCGAATGCCGACCAGCCGAATGCCGACCACCCGGATTCCGACCACATTTTCGCGGGTGCGATCCCTGACGTGTATGCGTCGCTGATGGTGCCCATGATCTTTGCGCCCTATGCCGCCGAACTGGCCGAACGCATCGCAGCGCTGCAACCGCGCCGGGTGCTGGAGCTGGCCGCCGGTACCGGCGTGCTCACGCGCGAGCTGGCGCGCCGGCTCGCGCCCGGCGCGATCATCGTTGCCACTGACCTCAATGCGCCGATGCTGGCGCGGGCCCAGGCCGAGGGCACGGAGCGCCCGGTGACCTGGCGCGAGGCCGACGCCATGGCGCTGCCGTTCGGCGATGCCAGTTTCGACCTGGTGGCCTGCCAGTTCGGCGTGATGTTCTTCCCCGACAAGGCCAAGGCCTTCGCCGAAGCGCGCCGCGTGCTGGTGCCGGGCGGGACGCTGGTGTTCAACGTCTGGGACCGGATCGAGTTCAACGCCTTTGCCCGCGATGTCTCGGCGGCGCTGGCCCGCCTGTTCCCCGAGGCCCCGCCGGACTTCATGACGCGCACGCCGCACGGCTATCACAGCCAGGCGGCGATCGAGCAGGACTTGCGCCAGGGCGGCTTTACCGCGCCGCCGCTGTTCGAGACCGTCACCGCCACCAGTCGCGCCGATGCCGCCCGCGTCCCGGCAGTGGCGTACTGCCAGGGCACGCCGCTGCGCGCGGACCTGGAGCGGCGCGGCCCCGATGCGCTGGCGCGGGCGACTGACGCTTGCGCACAGGCGCTCCTGGCGGCATTTGGAGACGGACCCGTCGCCGGCCCGATGCAGGCGCATGTCGTGATGGCCGTCGCCAGCGGCTGA
- a CDS encoding adenylate/guanylate cyclase domain-containing protein yields the protein MRCTHCGFANLAGANFCEECGARLARVCPQCGAEATPAAKFCRACGVSLTDTPAPAPAPQLAPQPARPPATAPVHYTPPHLAERILAEQAAMEARGEAAGERKTITALFADMAGSTALTQDLDPEDARRLIDPVVTLMMEAVHHYEGYVAKFLGDGILALFGAPIAHEDHALRALYAALRMQGAMHRHSDRVRLEQGIPLQIRIGIHTGEVVVRSIRKDDLHTDYDPVGHTIHIASRMEGIATPASILVSESTHKLAEGYFEFTALGTTHVKGVREPLAVYEVVGLGALRTRLQVAAHRGLARFVGRQQELEDLHEALEHAKAGDGRIVAVVGEAGVGKSRLFHEFKTRSQQGCLALETFSVSHGKAFAYLPLIELLKNYFQITAQDGDRACREKVTGRLLTLDRSLEDHLPYLLYLLGTTEPGSPLPTMDPSIRRQRTFDAIARLLVRESANQPLMLIFEDLQWLDGETEAFLNMMVDHVPGARMVLLVNYRPEYTHRWEAGAHYSQLRLQPLGPAEAQGLLTALLGDDQSLVPLKRLILGKTEGNPFFMEEVVQTLSEEGALLGQPGCYRIEQAPALLHIPTTVQGVLAARIDRLPLAQKELLQTLAVIGKEFPQSLVLRVAGLDDDKLHPLLADLQAADFIHERPAFPEVEYAFKHALTQEVAGNSLLTERRSALHECTARAIEDLFQGRLKDYCSELAHHYSLSGNVPKAVEYLHCAGQQALQRSAQAEAIRHLSTAIELLKRQPDTAERARQELTLLLTLGPALMAARGQASQEVEANYQRALALCEQGRQTPYVFSAQLGLWAFYQLRAQYQVSLPLGKRLLGLALQSQRPKQLAEGHRVLGATLFRLGKLDAARTHMETVLALPHPDSQAYDFLMGYGRDPVVHATSTLGWIMWYLGFPDHSRALCQEALVMARTRPDAYNLALCLVFAAEVHQCRREAQLAREYAEAAIAISGEQGFPIYLAWGTVVQGWAMAELGEAEEGIARIRHGLAAYEGTGAVLGIPNLLSLLADACGKAGRADAAQEALARGLALAEETGERLDEATLWRLRGDMLCRLQPSGHEEAEACFRQALDIATGQGARLLALRAAQSLARLLRTQRKADVAREMLARHLAPLTEGGDTADQQEAAALLAALGGEVSATHPAP from the coding sequence ATGCGCTGCACGCATTGCGGCTTCGCGAACCTTGCGGGCGCCAACTTCTGCGAGGAGTGCGGGGCGAGGCTTGCCCGCGTTTGTCCGCAATGTGGCGCAGAGGCCACGCCTGCCGCCAAGTTCTGCCGGGCCTGCGGCGTTTCCCTGACTGACACACCCGCGCCGGCACCCGCGCCTCAACTGGCGCCGCAACCAGCCAGGCCACCGGCGACCGCCCCCGTCCACTACACCCCGCCCCATCTCGCCGAACGCATCCTGGCCGAACAGGCAGCCATGGAAGCCCGCGGCGAGGCCGCCGGCGAGCGCAAGACCATCACCGCCCTGTTCGCCGACATGGCCGGCTCGACCGCGCTGACGCAGGACCTGGACCCGGAAGACGCGCGCCGGCTGATCGACCCGGTGGTGACGCTGATGATGGAGGCGGTCCACCACTACGAAGGCTATGTCGCCAAGTTCCTCGGCGACGGCATCCTGGCGCTGTTCGGCGCGCCGATCGCGCACGAGGACCATGCCCTGCGCGCGTTGTACGCGGCGCTGCGGATGCAGGGCGCGATGCATCGCCACAGCGACCGGGTGCGGCTGGAGCAAGGCATCCCGCTGCAGATCCGCATCGGCATCCATACCGGCGAGGTGGTGGTGCGATCGATCCGCAAGGACGACCTGCATACCGACTATGACCCGGTCGGGCACACCATCCACATTGCCTCGCGCATGGAAGGGATTGCCACGCCGGCATCGATCCTGGTCAGCGAATCCACGCACAAGCTCGCCGAAGGCTATTTCGAGTTCACGGCGCTGGGCACCACGCATGTCAAGGGCGTGCGCGAACCGCTGGCGGTATATGAGGTGGTCGGCCTGGGTGCGTTGCGCACGCGCCTGCAGGTGGCGGCGCATCGCGGGCTGGCCCGTTTCGTCGGACGCCAGCAGGAACTGGAAGACTTGCATGAGGCGCTGGAGCATGCCAAGGCGGGCGACGGCCGCATCGTCGCCGTGGTAGGCGAGGCCGGCGTCGGCAAGTCACGGCTGTTCCATGAATTCAAGACCCGCTCGCAACAGGGATGCCTGGCACTGGAGACGTTCTCGGTCTCGCACGGCAAGGCCTTCGCCTACCTGCCGCTGATCGAATTGCTGAAGAACTACTTCCAGATCACCGCGCAGGACGGCGACCGCGCTTGCCGCGAGAAGGTGACGGGCCGGCTGCTGACGCTCGACCGTTCGCTGGAAGACCACCTGCCCTACCTGCTCTACCTGCTGGGCACCACCGAACCGGGTTCGCCGCTGCCGACCATGGATCCGTCGATCCGGCGCCAGCGCACCTTTGACGCGATCGCCCGGCTGCTGGTGCGCGAGAGCGCCAACCAGCCGCTGATGCTGATCTTCGAAGACCTGCAATGGCTTGACGGAGAAACCGAGGCCTTCCTCAACATGATGGTCGACCATGTGCCCGGCGCGCGCATGGTACTGCTGGTCAACTACCGGCCCGAATACACCCATCGCTGGGAAGCCGGCGCACATTACTCGCAGCTGCGGCTGCAGCCGCTGGGCCCGGCCGAGGCGCAGGGCCTGCTGACCGCGCTGCTTGGCGACGACCAGAGCCTGGTGCCGCTGAAGCGGCTGATCCTCGGCAAGACCGAAGGCAACCCGTTCTTCATGGAGGAAGTGGTCCAGACCCTTTCCGAGGAAGGCGCGCTGCTGGGCCAGCCCGGCTGCTACCGCATCGAGCAGGCGCCGGCGCTGCTCCACATCCCGACCACGGTCCAGGGCGTGCTGGCCGCGCGTATCGACCGGCTGCCGCTGGCGCAGAAAGAGCTGCTGCAGACGCTGGCGGTGATCGGCAAGGAATTCCCGCAAAGCCTGGTGCTGCGCGTGGCCGGGCTCGACGACGACAAGCTGCATCCGTTGCTGGCCGACCTGCAGGCCGCCGACTTCATCCACGAACGCCCGGCGTTCCCGGAAGTCGAGTACGCGTTCAAGCACGCGCTGACCCAGGAGGTCGCCGGCAATTCGCTGCTGACCGAACGCCGCAGCGCATTGCATGAATGCACGGCACGGGCAATCGAAGACTTGTTCCAAGGCCGGCTCAAGGACTATTGCAGCGAGCTGGCCCACCATTACAGCCTCAGTGGCAACGTGCCCAAGGCGGTCGAATACCTGCACTGCGCCGGCCAGCAGGCGCTGCAGCGCTCGGCGCAGGCCGAGGCGATCCGGCACCTGAGCACCGCCATCGAGCTGCTCAAGCGCCAGCCCGACACGGCCGAGCGCGCGCGCCAGGAACTGACGCTGCTGCTGACGCTGGGACCGGCGCTGATGGCCGCGCGTGGGCAGGCGTCGCAGGAAGTCGAGGCCAATTACCAGCGCGCGCTGGCGCTGTGCGAGCAGGGACGGCAGACGCCTTATGTCTTTTCCGCGCAGCTCGGCCTGTGGGCCTTCTACCAGTTGCGCGCGCAATACCAGGTGTCGCTGCCGCTGGGCAAGCGGCTGCTCGGCCTGGCGCTGCAGTCGCAGCGGCCCAAGCAGCTGGCCGAAGGCCACCGCGTGCTGGGCGCCACGCTGTTCCGGCTGGGCAAGCTCGACGCCGCGCGCACGCATATGGAGACGGTGCTCGCCCTGCCCCACCCCGATTCGCAGGCCTATGACTTCCTGATGGGCTACGGGCGCGATCCGGTGGTGCACGCGACCAGCACGCTGGGCTGGATCATGTGGTACCTCGGCTTCCCCGACCATTCCCGCGCACTATGCCAGGAAGCGCTGGTGATGGCGCGCACGCGCCCCGACGCCTACAACCTGGCGCTGTGCCTGGTATTTGCCGCGGAAGTGCACCAGTGCCGGCGCGAGGCGCAGCTGGCACGCGAGTATGCCGAGGCCGCGATCGCCATCTCCGGCGAGCAGGGCTTCCCGATCTACCTGGCGTGGGGCACGGTGGTGCAAGGCTGGGCGATGGCCGAACTGGGCGAGGCCGAGGAAGGGATCGCCCGGATCCGCCATGGCCTGGCCGCCTACGAGGGCACCGGCGCAGTGCTTGGCATCCCCAACCTGCTGTCGCTGCTGGCCGATGCCTGCGGCAAGGCCGGGCGGGCGGACGCCGCGCAGGAAGCGCTGGCGCGTGGGCTGGCACTGGCTGAGGAGACCGGCGAGCGGCTCGACGAAGCCACGCTGTGGCGGCTGCGCGGCGACATGCTGTGCCGGCTGCAGCCGTCCGGACACGAGGAAGCAGAAGCCTGCTTCCGGCAGGCGCTCGACATCGCCACCGGGCAAGGTGCGAGGCTGCTGGCGCTGCGCGCCGCGCAAAGCCTGGCCAGGCTGTTGCGCACCCAGCGCAAGGCCGATGTGGCGCGCGAGATGCTGGCCCGGCACCTTGCGCCGCTGACCGAAGGCGGCGACACCGCCGACCAGCAGGAGGCCGCCGCGCTGCTGGCCGCGCTGGGAGGCGAGGTATCCGCCACGCATCCGGCACCATAA